In a single window of the Tellurirhabdus bombi genome:
- a CDS encoding aspartate kinase encodes MQVWKFGGTSVGKPERMHSIRTLITADDSTKIVVLSALSGTTNALLSISESLKGNHDDEAAEKIEHLKAHYNSFIRDLYKTTTGLTKGQQIVENEFSYIRSLMRVKPFTPKQEKELVAEGELLSTQMFQSYLEEQGESSLLLPALEFMRIDADGEPELDYIERKLREMLRPHNDKQIIVTQGFIARNPRGEVDNLKRGGSDYTASLIGGAIRAEEIQIWTDIDGMHNNDPRIVKNTFPIRELTFEEAAELAYFGAKILHPSTITPARKYGVPVRLKNTMDPAAPGTLIADRTAAGAASDQVFKAVAAKDGITALYIHSLRMLNAYGFLRRIFEIFEKHKTPVDMLATSEVSVSVTIDDTSKLKDITDELSAFCDLEEPDYDQTIICIVGNFSADYAGIAAQVLSALRNIPIRMISYGGTEHNLSLLLHSRYKAEALNALNDGLFRPQN; translated from the coding sequence ATGCAAGTTTGGAAATTCGGAGGAACCTCGGTTGGAAAACCCGAGCGTATGCACTCGATTCGTACCCTGATTACCGCGGATGATAGCACAAAAATCGTCGTATTGTCGGCGCTTTCTGGCACAACAAACGCGCTTTTATCAATTTCTGAATCGCTTAAGGGCAACCACGATGATGAAGCCGCTGAAAAAATTGAACACCTGAAGGCGCATTACAACTCATTTATTCGTGATCTCTACAAAACGACGACGGGGCTGACGAAGGGGCAGCAAATCGTTGAAAATGAGTTTTCGTATATCCGCTCATTGATGCGTGTAAAGCCGTTTACGCCCAAGCAGGAGAAGGAATTGGTAGCCGAAGGCGAGCTGTTGAGTACGCAGATGTTTCAGTCTTACCTGGAAGAGCAGGGCGAAAGTTCGTTGCTGCTTCCTGCTCTGGAGTTCATGCGTATTGATGCCGATGGGGAGCCCGAACTAGACTATATTGAACGTAAACTGCGGGAGATGCTTCGTCCACACAATGATAAGCAGATCATCGTAACGCAAGGTTTCATTGCCCGGAACCCACGGGGCGAAGTAGATAACCTGAAGCGGGGCGGTTCTGATTACACGGCATCGCTCATCGGAGGGGCTATCCGCGCCGAAGAAATTCAGATCTGGACGGATATTGATGGGATGCACAACAATGATCCCCGGATTGTAAAAAATACATTCCCGATTCGCGAGCTGACCTTTGAAGAAGCGGCTGAGTTGGCCTATTTTGGGGCTAAGATTCTTCACCCGTCAACCATCACGCCGGCGCGTAAATACGGGGTGCCTGTTCGCCTGAAAAACACAATGGACCCGGCTGCGCCCGGCACGCTGATTGCCGACCGCACTGCCGCCGGAGCCGCTTCGGATCAGGTGTTTAAGGCCGTAGCGGCCAAAGATGGCATTACCGCGCTTTACATCCACTCCCTGCGGATGCTAAATGCTTACGGCTTTTTGCGACGGATTTTCGAGATTTTCGAGAAGCACAAAACGCCAGTTGATATGCTGGCTACATCGGAAGTATCGGTGTCAGTAACGATTGACGATACGTCAAAACTAAAAGACATTACGGACGAACTGAGCGCATTTTGCGATCTGGAAGAACCGGACTACGACCAGACGATTATTTGCATTGTAGGTAACTTCAGCGCGGATTATGCGGGAATCGCGGCTCAGGTGCTAAGCGCTCTGAGAAACATTCCGATACGCATGATTTCGTACGGCGGCACCGAACACAACCTTTCTTTGTTGCTTCACAGCCGTTACAAAGCAGAAGCGCTGAATGCGCTGAACGACGGATTATTCCGGCCACAAAACTAA
- the pdhA gene encoding pyruvate dehydrogenase (acetyl-transferring) E1 component subunit alpha encodes MAVKEKSKPGDASPAAAKATHPKERYMYWYESMQLQRKFEEKAGQLYGQQKIRGFCHLYIGQEACSSGSYTALTKDDKWITAYRDHGIPLALGSDPNAIMAELFGKQTGSSKGKGGSMHIFDKSVNFVGGHGIVGAQIPLGAGLAFAEKYNKTENLCICFFGDGAVRQGALHEAFNMAMLWKLPVIFVVENNGYAMGTSVARTSNVTELYTIGEAYDMPSEPVDAMDVELVHEAVSRAAERARKGEGPTYLEFRTYRYRGHSMSDPQKYRSKDEVEQYKQRDPVELIKSRILEQGIATEEELAAIDKKIKGQVDESVKFAEESPYPAPEEAFKDVYMDKDYPFMEE; translated from the coding sequence ATGGCAGTAAAAGAAAAATCTAAACCGGGCGATGCATCGCCGGCAGCAGCCAAAGCGACCCATCCGAAAGAACGGTATATGTACTGGTATGAGTCGATGCAACTTCAACGCAAGTTTGAAGAGAAGGCCGGTCAGTTATATGGTCAGCAAAAAATCCGGGGTTTTTGCCACCTGTACATTGGTCAGGAGGCCTGTTCGTCAGGTTCATACACTGCTTTGACGAAAGATGATAAGTGGATCACGGCCTATCGTGACCATGGTATTCCTCTGGCGCTAGGCTCAGATCCTAACGCGATCATGGCCGAGTTATTTGGTAAGCAAACCGGCTCGTCAAAAGGAAAAGGTGGTTCCATGCACATCTTTGACAAATCAGTCAATTTTGTCGGTGGACACGGGATTGTAGGTGCTCAAATTCCACTGGGCGCCGGACTGGCTTTTGCCGAGAAATACAACAAGACAGAAAACCTTTGCATCTGTTTCTTCGGCGACGGAGCCGTTCGTCAGGGCGCTTTGCACGAAGCCTTTAACATGGCAATGCTCTGGAAGTTACCCGTTATTTTTGTAGTTGAGAATAACGGTTATGCCATGGGAACGTCAGTAGCCCGTACATCGAACGTAACGGAGCTGTACACCATTGGCGAAGCCTATGACATGCCTTCGGAGCCGGTTGACGCGATGGACGTTGAACTAGTGCACGAAGCCGTTAGCCGGGCCGCCGAACGCGCGCGCAAAGGCGAAGGACCAACGTACCTGGAGTTCCGCACGTACCGCTACCGGGGACACTCAATGTCTGATCCGCAAAAATACCGCTCGAAAGACGAAGTAGAGCAGTACAAACAGCGCGACCCGGTTGAGCTGATCAAATCCCGGATTCTGGAGCAGGGCATTGCTACAGAAGAGGAATTGGCCGCAATTGATAAGAAGATTAAAGGTCAGGTAGATGAATCCGTGAAATTTGCGGAAGAGTCGCCTTATCCAGCGCCGGAAGAAGCCTTCAAGGATGTATACATGGACAAAGATTATCCATTCATGGAAGAGTAA
- a CDS encoding helix-turn-helix domain-containing protein, which translates to MKALFEKIDFGKDNSLQIKHLLLAHFDAPWHYHPEYELTYIIQSQGKRFVGDHIESFSEGDLVLMGPNLPHFWRNDESYYEPDNKQIAEAIVIQFDQKLGDQWLPQLPESSTLRTLLARANHGLRFSEAKVEEAKPLLYNLLHLEGMPLLLGVLQLLVCLAADSDAVMLASDGYQLIASEAESERMKRVLDYMLEHFRHDIRIDDIASVAGMAPAAFCRYFRRRTRKSFIEYLNELRISHARKLLLHSNNSVGQVGLECGFNNISHFHRQFKLYTGTTPLRYQYLQRMK; encoded by the coding sequence GTGAAAGCGCTGTTTGAAAAGATAGATTTCGGTAAAGACAATTCTCTACAGATTAAGCATCTGTTACTAGCGCATTTTGATGCTCCCTGGCATTATCATCCGGAATACGAATTGACTTATATAATTCAAAGCCAGGGCAAGCGATTTGTAGGCGACCATATTGAATCATTTAGTGAAGGTGATCTGGTGCTAATGGGGCCCAACCTGCCACACTTCTGGCGAAATGATGAATCGTACTACGAGCCAGATAACAAACAAATTGCCGAGGCCATTGTCATTCAATTTGACCAAAAGTTGGGCGATCAGTGGTTGCCGCAGCTCCCCGAATCCAGCACGTTGAGAACGCTGCTTGCCCGGGCTAATCATGGGTTGCGTTTCAGCGAAGCCAAGGTTGAAGAGGCTAAGCCATTGTTATATAATCTGCTCCATTTGGAAGGAATGCCCTTGCTACTGGGTGTTTTGCAACTCTTGGTCTGTCTGGCGGCCGACTCGGACGCCGTCATGCTGGCTAGTGATGGGTACCAGCTGATTGCCAGTGAAGCCGAAAGTGAGCGCATGAAGCGAGTACTGGATTACATGCTGGAACATTTCCGCCACGACATCCGAATCGATGATATTGCCTCGGTTGCTGGCATGGCTCCGGCTGCTTTTTGTCGTTATTTCCGGCGACGAACCCGAAAATCATTTATTGAATACCTCAACGAATTGCGCATCAGCCACGCCCGGAAGCTGCTGCTTCATTCGAACAATAGCGTGGGGCAGGTAGGGCTAGAATGTGGCTTCAATAATATTTCGCACTTTCACCGCCAGTTCAAACTTTATACCGGAACAACCCCCTTGAGATACCAGTATTTACAACGAATGAAATAA
- the ribH gene encoding 6,7-dimethyl-8-ribityllumazine synthase has protein sequence MASEHKNLSVFSTENLPNISPYRFGIVVAEWNSEVTEALFDGAYQTLIQYGAKAENIIRGNVPGSFELSLGANWFAQRNDIDAVIAIGCVIQGETKHNDYINHAVAQGLTNVGLKTGKPVIFGVLTPNNQQQALDRAGGVHGNKGDEAAMTAIKMLGLQKQVYSFQFKV, from the coding sequence ATGGCAAGCGAACACAAAAACCTAAGCGTCTTTTCGACCGAAAATCTACCCAACATTAGTCCATACCGCTTCGGCATCGTCGTAGCAGAGTGGAACAGCGAAGTTACCGAAGCCCTGTTTGATGGAGCTTACCAAACGCTGATTCAATACGGAGCGAAAGCCGAGAATATTATTCGGGGAAACGTACCGGGTAGCTTTGAATTAAGCCTGGGTGCCAACTGGTTTGCTCAACGCAACGATATTGACGCCGTGATTGCCATTGGCTGCGTGATTCAGGGCGAAACCAAGCACAATGACTACATCAACCACGCCGTAGCGCAAGGCTTAACGAATGTCGGACTGAAAACGGGTAAGCCGGTTATTTTTGGCGTTCTGACACCCAATAACCAGCAGCAGGCGTTAGACCGGGCGGGCGGCGTTCATGGCAACAAGGGAGACGAGGCCGCGATGACAGCCATCAAGATGCTGGGCTTGCAAAAGCAAGTATATAGTTTTCAATTTAAAGTTTGA
- a CDS encoding phytanoyl-CoA dioxygenase family protein, with the protein MLFSSNKTLLLRALDEPYPLSAEAVRFYRENGYVKLKNTLSPEVLEYYGTILSDLVIRLNTLTKPMEERTTYERAFLQIMNLWRENDEVKEFVFSRRLAKIAADLMGVGGVRLYHDQALYKEPSGGFTPWHADQFYWPLSSPNTVTVWIPLQPTPMEMGPLAFAAKSQTVELGRDKEISDESEAMLAEELSRLNFTIHDTPFELGEVSFHAGWTFHRAGPNTSDAPRKVMTMIYMDAEQTISKPLNTYQEADWQTWLSGLPIGSKPEGPLNPLLFASE; encoded by the coding sequence ATGCTTTTTTCTTCTAACAAAACGTTATTGCTGCGTGCGTTGGATGAGCCATATCCGTTGAGCGCAGAAGCCGTCCGTTTCTACCGCGAAAATGGCTATGTTAAACTGAAAAACACACTTAGCCCGGAAGTGTTAGAATATTACGGTACAATTCTTAGCGATTTGGTGATTCGTTTGAACACGCTCACCAAACCAATGGAAGAAAGAACCACTTACGAGCGGGCGTTTTTGCAGATTATGAACCTTTGGCGTGAAAACGACGAGGTAAAAGAGTTTGTCTTTTCGCGCCGCTTGGCCAAGATTGCCGCCGACCTGATGGGGGTCGGCGGTGTTCGTTTATACCACGACCAGGCACTTTATAAAGAACCATCCGGAGGTTTTACACCCTGGCACGCGGATCAATTTTACTGGCCCCTTTCTTCGCCCAACACCGTCACGGTCTGGATTCCCTTGCAGCCAACGCCGATGGAGATGGGCCCGCTTGCCTTTGCCGCAAAAAGCCAGACGGTTGAGTTAGGACGCGATAAGGAAATCAGTGACGAAAGCGAAGCCATGCTAGCGGAAGAACTGAGCAGGCTGAATTTTACCATTCATGATACGCCTTTCGAGCTGGGAGAAGTTAGTTTCCACGCTGGCTGGACCTTTCACCGCGCCGGGCCGAACACCTCGGATGCCCCCCGAAAAGTGATGACCATGATTTACATGGACGCCGAACAGACTATTTCTAAACCCTTAAATACATACCAGGAAGCCGACTGGCAAACGTGGTTGAGCGGCCTTCCCATCGGCAGCAAGCCCGAGGGACCCTTAAATCCGCTTTTGTTTGCTTCCGAGTAA
- a CDS encoding tetratricopeptide repeat protein — MSKINTGSKLEFLEDPDALVGQFGKAEVFLEKNRNIVLGLIGIVVLAVAGFIGYRYYVDGQDEEAQTAMFPSVYEWESDSLKKALNGNGANEGLVAIADGYGATKAGNLADFYAGVAQLKQGKFDEAIERLKGFSSSDLLIQARAYALIGDAYSEKKSYGEAIDYYKKAADYKPNAFFTPTYMMKLAVAYEQNKQLSEAISTYNQLIEKYPNSSETANAKKYKSVLEGLAGES, encoded by the coding sequence ATGAGTAAAATAAACACAGGCTCTAAGCTGGAGTTTTTGGAAGACCCGGATGCATTAGTAGGTCAGTTCGGTAAAGCCGAAGTATTTCTTGAAAAGAATCGGAATATTGTTCTGGGGCTTATTGGTATCGTTGTATTGGCCGTGGCTGGTTTTATTGGCTATCGCTATTATGTTGATGGCCAGGATGAAGAAGCACAGACAGCCATGTTCCCTTCGGTGTATGAATGGGAATCGGATTCTCTAAAAAAAGCGCTGAATGGTAATGGTGCTAACGAAGGTTTGGTTGCTATTGCCGATGGCTACGGCGCGACAAAGGCCGGCAATCTGGCTGACTTTTATGCCGGTGTTGCTCAATTGAAGCAAGGCAAATTTGACGAAGCCATTGAGCGTCTGAAAGGATTCAGCTCTTCGGATCTGTTGATTCAAGCTCGGGCGTATGCACTGATTGGCGACGCTTATTCCGAGAAAAAGTCCTACGGTGAGGCTATTGACTACTACAAAAAAGCGGCTGATTACAAGCCTAATGCATTCTTTACGCCAACGTATATGATGAAGCTGGCGGTTGCTTATGAGCAAAATAAGCAGCTAAGCGAAGCCATTAGCACCTACAATCAGCTGATTGAAAAATACCCAAATTCGAGCGAGACGGCAAACGCTAAGAAGTATAAATCGGTGCTGGAAGGCCTGGCCGGCGAGTCGTAA
- the tpiA gene encoding triose-phosphate isomerase, with product MRKKIVAGNWKMNKTLEEAVALTSEVVNMIKDEVTSDVQVVLCPPSLYLTTLRQYVQGNSRIALGAQNCHEKASGAYTGEIAASMLKSIDVQYVILGHSERRQYFGETNAQLAEKVNISLENGLTPIFCCGESLEQRQSSDFIGFVKNQITESLFHLTPEAFGKIVIAYEPIWAIGTGLTATADQAQEMHAALRQHIGEKYGEEIADNTSILYGGSANAQNAAELFANPDVDGGLIGGASLKSRDFTTVVKAA from the coding sequence ATGCGAAAAAAGATTGTTGCCGGTAACTGGAAAATGAACAAGACACTGGAAGAAGCGGTTGCTCTGACTTCGGAAGTTGTTAACATGATCAAGGACGAGGTAACCAGCGACGTACAAGTTGTTTTATGTCCACCTTCACTGTACCTGACAACGCTTCGTCAATACGTGCAGGGCAATAGCCGGATCGCACTCGGCGCCCAAAATTGCCACGAAAAGGCATCAGGCGCTTACACGGGTGAAATAGCAGCTTCTATGCTGAAATCAATTGATGTTCAATACGTTATTTTAGGCCACAGCGAACGGCGGCAATATTTTGGGGAAACCAATGCGCAACTAGCCGAAAAGGTTAATATCTCTCTGGAAAATGGCCTTACGCCTATTTTCTGCTGTGGAGAGTCACTGGAGCAGCGCCAAAGCAGCGACTTCATTGGCTTCGTGAAAAACCAGATCACCGAAAGCCTTTTTCATTTAACACCGGAAGCTTTTGGCAAGATCGTAATCGCCTACGAGCCCATCTGGGCCATTGGCACGGGTCTCACGGCAACCGCCGACCAGGCGCAGGAGATGCACGCGGCTTTGCGGCAGCACATCGGGGAGAAATACGGCGAAGAAATTGCGGACAATACGTCTATCCTGTACGGCGGAAGTGCCAACGCACAAAATGCAGCAGAGTTGTTCGCCAACCCTGATGTAGACGGCGGGTTAATTGGCGGAGCATCGCTCAAATCCCGTGATTTTACCACGGTTGTTAAAGCTGCGTAA
- the tatC gene encoding twin-arginine translocase subunit TatC, which translates to MTPLDQQLENDVQDSGEMTFLEHLEELRWHLVRAVGSIAVFALIAFVFIREIYSNIIAAPSRPDFWTYRMMCKLSEKTGFADLCIQKLNFTMQSREMAGQFTTSLTLSLMIGLVGAFPYAFWELWRFIVPGLRPSERRAARGGVFFVTFLFLTGILFGYYVVSPLAINFLANYQLDPSIVNEFDISSYMSTLATLTLGCGLTFQMPIITFVLSKVGVLTPQFMREYRRHALVAILVIAAIITPSPDIYSQILVSIPLALLYEVSIWVSGYVLRLRLKDQKEMMESGNYTKDEE; encoded by the coding sequence ATGACTCCTTTAGATCAACAATTGGAAAACGACGTTCAAGATAGTGGTGAGATGACCTTTCTGGAGCACTTGGAGGAGCTACGGTGGCATCTCGTGCGTGCAGTAGGGTCGATTGCTGTATTTGCACTAATTGCTTTTGTTTTCATCCGGGAAATTTACAGCAACATCATTGCCGCTCCGTCCAGACCTGATTTCTGGACCTACCGGATGATGTGTAAGTTATCGGAGAAAACAGGCTTTGCGGACCTTTGTATCCAGAAGCTTAACTTTACGATGCAAAGCCGTGAGATGGCCGGGCAGTTTACAACCTCGCTTACGCTGTCGTTGATGATTGGATTGGTGGGGGCTTTTCCTTATGCTTTTTGGGAGCTTTGGCGTTTTATCGTGCCGGGTCTACGACCTTCGGAGCGGCGGGCTGCGCGGGGTGGAGTCTTTTTTGTAACATTTCTGTTTCTGACCGGTATTCTATTTGGCTATTACGTTGTTTCTCCACTAGCAATCAACTTTTTAGCGAATTATCAGCTTGACCCGAGCATCGTTAACGAATTTGACATTTCATCGTATATGTCTACGTTGGCAACGCTGACATTGGGTTGCGGTCTGACCTTCCAGATGCCGATTATTACGTTTGTACTATCGAAAGTTGGCGTATTGACTCCGCAGTTTATGCGCGAATACCGTCGCCATGCGTTAGTTGCTATTCTGGTTATTGCCGCCATCATCACACCTTCACCCGATATTTATAGCCAAATTCTGGTATCCATTCCGCTAGCGTTGTTGTATGAAGTAAGTATCTGGGTTTCGGGATATGTACTACGGCTGCGCCTGAAAGATCAAAAAGAAATGATGGAAAGTGGTAATTATACCAAGGACGAAGAATAA
- a CDS encoding serine hydroxymethyltransferase, with product MSTTATSITRDTQVFDLIAREQHRQESGIELIASENFVSKQVMEAAGSVLTNKYAEGLPGKRYYGGCEVVDEIEQLAIDRIKELFGASWANVQPHSGAQANTAVFLATLKPGDTILGFDLSHGGHLTHGSPVNISGKYFRPTFYGVEQETGVINYDVVEETAMRERPKVLICGASAYSRDWDYVRLRAIADQVGALLLADISHPAGLIAKGLLNDPLEHCHIITTTTHKTLRGPRGGLIMMRNDFENPFGIKTPKGELRLMSSLLDSGVFPGTQGGPLEHVIAAKAVAFGEALSDDFTEYAVQIQKNAQAMAAAFVAKGYKIISGGTDNHLMLIDLRSKGLTGKLAENTLIKADITINKNMVPFDDKSPMVTSGMRVGTAAVTTRGMKESDMEQIVVYIDDVLMNHDNDAKLQTIKEEVNNWMKQFPLYS from the coding sequence ATGTCAACGACCGCCACTTCCATTACCCGTGATACACAGGTGTTTGACCTAATTGCCAGAGAGCAACATCGTCAGGAATCCGGTATCGAACTGATTGCTTCCGAAAACTTTGTTTCTAAACAAGTAATGGAAGCTGCGGGAAGCGTGCTTACTAATAAATATGCCGAAGGATTACCGGGCAAACGCTATTACGGCGGCTGCGAAGTGGTTGACGAAATAGAACAACTGGCCATTGACCGGATCAAAGAACTGTTTGGGGCGAGCTGGGCGAACGTACAGCCGCACTCGGGCGCTCAGGCAAATACGGCCGTATTCCTGGCCACTCTGAAGCCGGGCGACACCATTCTGGGTTTTGACCTCTCGCACGGAGGCCACCTGACGCACGGTTCACCCGTGAATATTTCCGGGAAATATTTCCGCCCGACGTTCTACGGCGTAGAGCAGGAAACAGGCGTTATTAATTATGATGTTGTAGAGGAAACCGCCATGCGCGAGCGTCCGAAAGTGCTGATTTGTGGCGCTTCGGCTTACAGCCGCGATTGGGATTATGTACGCTTGCGGGCCATTGCCGACCAGGTTGGCGCGCTGTTGCTGGCCGACATCTCGCACCCGGCAGGCTTGATCGCCAAAGGATTATTGAATGATCCGCTGGAACATTGCCATATCATAACGACAACTACCCATAAAACCCTGCGCGGTCCACGCGGCGGGTTAATTATGATGCGGAATGATTTCGAAAATCCGTTTGGTATCAAAACACCGAAAGGCGAATTGCGGTTAATGTCTTCACTGCTGGATTCGGGCGTTTTCCCGGGTACGCAGGGTGGGCCGCTGGAGCACGTTATTGCGGCGAAAGCAGTTGCCTTTGGTGAGGCTCTGAGCGATGATTTTACGGAGTATGCCGTGCAGATTCAGAAAAACGCCCAGGCTATGGCCGCTGCTTTTGTAGCGAAAGGCTATAAAATAATTTCAGGCGGTACGGATAATCACCTGATGTTAATTGACTTGCGTTCGAAAGGACTGACTGGTAAATTAGCCGAAAATACGCTCATTAAAGCCGATATTACTATTAATAAGAACATGGTGCCCTTTGACGATAAATCGCCAATGGTAACATCAGGGATGCGCGTCGGGACGGCTGCCGTTACAACGCGTGGTATGAAAGAATCCGATATGGAGCAAATTGTCGTATATATAGACGATGTTCTGATGAATCATGACAACGACGCGAAATTGCAAACCATAAAAGAAGAAGTTAACAACTGGATGAAGCAGTTTCCGTTATATAGTTAA
- the recF gene encoding DNA replication/repair protein RecF (All proteins in this family for which functions are known are DNA-binding proteins that assist the filamentation of RecA onto DNA for the initiation of recombination or recombinational repair.): MHLEKLNLTNFKNYEEGQFRFSEQINCIVGPNGSGKTNLLDAIYFLSLSKSAFHNQDALSIEHEAPFFIVDGVFRNGAKTTQITVSLQRGQRKTILTDKKPYERVSEHIGKFPVVLVAPNDTDLVREHSEERRHFFDGVLSQLDSEYLRDYLAYQHVLKQRNGLLKIFAEQRYHDEDLLETYNEPLLQLALRIHERRKIFIADFLPIVQKHYAYLSDAREEVDIIYESEVGNEEFERDFRRNRQKDIQLQRTTKGVHKDDYVFEVNGVALKKFGSQGQQKTFVIALKLAQFEQLQAEKGLKPILLLDDIFDKLDDRRIGKLIELMEQQTFGQIFLTDARPERTQQLLNSVKAEVAYFRPEGSRA; this comes from the coding sequence ATGCATTTGGAAAAACTCAACCTGACCAATTTCAAGAATTACGAGGAGGGGCAATTCCGTTTTAGCGAACAGATTAATTGCATCGTTGGTCCGAATGGCAGCGGTAAAACCAATCTGCTGGATGCCATTTATTTTTTATCCCTCAGCAAGAGCGCATTCCACAATCAGGACGCTCTGAGCATTGAACACGAAGCGCCGTTTTTCATTGTGGATGGCGTTTTCCGAAACGGCGCTAAAACGACGCAAATTACCGTTAGTTTACAACGGGGTCAGCGTAAGACTATTTTAACCGATAAAAAGCCTTACGAGCGTGTGAGTGAGCACATTGGCAAATTCCCAGTGGTACTGGTTGCGCCCAACGATACCGACCTAGTACGAGAGCATAGCGAAGAACGTCGGCATTTTTTTGACGGTGTTCTGTCGCAGCTCGATTCAGAGTATCTGCGGGATTACCTGGCTTATCAGCACGTTCTGAAACAGCGGAATGGCCTATTGAAAATTTTTGCGGAACAGCGCTACCACGATGAGGACCTGCTCGAAACCTACAACGAACCATTGTTGCAACTGGCCCTGCGTATTCACGAGCGCCGAAAAATTTTTATTGCCGATTTTCTGCCGATTGTTCAGAAGCATTACGCCTACCTGAGCGACGCCCGCGAAGAAGTTGATATTATTTACGAATCGGAGGTTGGAAACGAAGAGTTTGAGCGGGATTTTCGGCGGAATCGCCAGAAAGATATTCAGCTTCAACGCACGACCAAGGGTGTTCACAAAGATGACTATGTGTTTGAGGTCAACGGCGTAGCGCTCAAAAAATTCGGCTCACAAGGCCAGCAAAAGACGTTTGTCATCGCGCTGAAATTAGCCCAGTTTGAACAGCTACAAGCTGAAAAAGGCTTGAAACCAATTTTGCTTCTGGACGATATTTTCGATAAACTAGATGATCGGCGGATCGGCAAACTTATCGAACTGATGGAGCAGCAGACGTTTGGCCAGATTTTCCTGACCGACGCCCGCCCCGAACGAACCCAACAGCTCTTGAATTCGGTGAAAGCGGAAGTTGCCTACTTCCGGCCTGAAGGGTCAAGGGCTTAA